Proteins from a genomic interval of Trifolium pratense cultivar HEN17-A07 linkage group LG6, ARS_RC_1.1, whole genome shotgun sequence:
- the LOC123888703 gene encoding auxin-binding protein ABP19a-like — protein MKIIHILFLFTFISFTICHASVNDFCVADLKAPTSNSGYPCKPVESVTSDDFVFHGLVAGNTNNTFKLGVTYASVTNFPALNGLGVTAMRVDIEEGGLAPMHTHPGATELIIMVQGELTAGFVTPTSTYSKALKPGDLFVVPPGMMHYVLNTGKGKVIAYVAFSSEKPSIQTLDLLLFGNNLPSDLVAKTTYLDIDQVKKLKAHFKGSG, from the coding sequence ATGAAGATTATTCACATTCTCTTCCTCTTCACTTTTATCTCATTCACTATTTGCCATGCTTCTGTAAATGATTTTTGTGTTGCAGATTTAAAGGCTCCAACCTCCAATTCAGGCTATCCTTGCAAACCTGTCGAAAGTGTCACATCGGACGATTTCGTCTTTCATGGCCTCGTAGCCGGAAACACCAACAACACTTTTAAACTTGGAGTCACGTATGCAAGTGTAACCAATTTCCCAGCCCTAAATGGGCTTGGAGTCACCGCGATGCGCGTAGACATAGAAGAAGGCGGATTAGCTCCAATGCACACTCATCCCGGTGCTACCGAATTAATTATAATGGTTCAAGGTGAACTAACCGCTGGATTTGTTACACCTACTTCAACTTATTCCAAGGCGTTGAAACCCGGTGATCTTTTCGTTGTTCCACCGGGGATGATGCATTATGTCCTTAATACCGGAAAGGGAAAAGTTATTGCTTATGTTGCATTTAGTAGTGAAAAACCTAGTATTCAAACacttgatcttcttttgtttggtaATAATTTGCCTTCTGATTTAGTTGCAAAAACTACTTACCTTGATATTGATCAAGTGAAGAAGTTAAAGGCTCATTTTAAAGGAAGTGGTTAG